The Kosmotoga olearia TBF 19.5.1 sequence GCAGGATTTGTACCGTGAGCCGAATCCGGGACGATGACCTTTGTTCTTTGATTCTCACCCTTTACCTCGAAATACTTTTTGACTATAAGCATTCCTGTCAATTCTCCGTGGGCGCCTGCAGCGGGTTGAAGAGTGAAGGCATCCATACCAGTAATCTCTGAAAGGAGAGTTTGGAGCCTGTACATGACCTCTAGAGCGCCTTGAACTTTTTCAATGGGTTCGTAAGGATGAAGCAACGAAAAACCTTCGAGTGCGGCGATTTTTTCATTGAGTTTAGGGTTGTATTTCATGGTACATGAACCTAACGGATAGAATCCGTTATCCACTGAATAGTTCTTTCTGGTTAACTCAGTATAATGCCTAACAACATCTATTTCACTGCACTCAGGGAGTCCTGGTAATTCTTTCCTTAAAAGATGTTCAGGTATGTAGTCTGAAGGACGAATTTCGTCTTTTTTCTCCTCGGGTAGTGTGTATCCTGTTCTTCCAGTGACTGATTTTTCGAATATAGTCATAATATCTCCTCCAGACGTCCAAGAAGAAACTCGATATCTGCATTTCTTACAGCTTCCGTGGTGCAGAAAAGCGCACAACTTTTCATCTCTGGATACCATTTCTCTAGATTCAAAGGTCCGAGAATTTTATGTTTCATGAGTTCCGAATTAATAAATTCCACATCTTTGTTAAAACTTATAACGAATTCATGGAAGAATGGCCCACTGAATACCTCCGTAACTCCTTCGAGCTTCAGTAATCTTTCTTTCAACGAATGCGCTTTGGCGAAGGATTGTTCAGCTACCTCACGAAGCCCTTCTTTTCCCATAACACTCATATATATGGCAGCAGTAACAGCATTGTGGGCATGATTGGAACAAATATTAGATGTTGCTTTACTTCTCCTGATATGTTGTTCCCTCGTTTGAAGCACCATAACGTACCCTGTTCTTCCTTCAGTATCTTTTGTCTCTCCAATGATTCTTCCTGGCATCTTTCGGATGTATTTTTCCAAAGTAGCAAAGAAACCAAAACCAGGGCCACCGAAGTTTGGAGGGTTTCCCAGTGGCTGACCTTCACCGACAACGATATCGGCACCAAGCTTTCCAGGGGCCTCAAGAAGTGATAGTGCAATCGGATTAGCTACAACTATGAACATAACTTTTTCCGGAAGCAACTCACGAATAATTTTTAGATCCTCAATTACTCCGAAAAAATTCGGATAACCAACAATTACTCCGGAAACATCATCTGTGAGTTTTGATTTGAGTGTTTCAAGGTCGATATTCCCGCTGTTTTTATCAAAGTTGACTTCTTCAACCTTTATGTTTTGTCCAGAACAATAGGTTCTGATGACTTCCCTATATTCAGGATGCACATTTTTTGCAACAATAATTTTATCTTTCCTATTTGTCCTTACGGCCATAAGAGCCGCTTCAGCGACAGCTGTTGCCCCATCATACATAGAAGAATTGGCGACTTCCATTCCTGTAAGCTCAACGATCATCGTCTGGAACTCGTAAAGAGCTTGCAAGGTCCCCTGGGAAACCTCAGCCTGATAAGGCGTGTAAGCAGTGAGAAATTCGCTTCGAGATGCGAGAGCTTGAACTACAAATGGAATGTAATGATGATATATACCACCACCACGAAACACTGCCAGTTGTTCGAGATTTGTATTTCTTTCGGCAAGAGATTTCATTTCACGATAAACACTGAATTCATCCGAACCTTTTGGTAGAGCGAGTTCAAAATCAAAAACCTTCGGAACATCTGAAAAAAGCTCCTCAATACTGGGAACTCCTATCGTTTCTAACATCGATTTTATTTCTTCCGGGGTGTGAGGAATGTAAGAATGACGTTCTTTCATGTCATTCCTCCTCTTTACAAAAAGCCTTGTACTCCTCTTCGTCCATGAGCTCGTTGAGTTCATCAGAATTTGAAAGCTTTATCTTAAAAAGCCAGCCTTCTCCTTCTGCATCCTGATTTATGAGTTCTGGTGTCGTGTCAAGTTCTTCATTGATTTCAACAATTTCACCGGATACAGGAGCGTAAATATCACTTGCAGCCTTAACAGATTCAACCGTACAAACAACCTCTTCTTTACTCACAGTTTTTCCAATTTCCGGAAGTTCAACATAAACAATATCTCCGAGATGTTCCTGGGCGTAATTCGTTATGCCTACTGTTCCAATTTCACCTTCGATGGAAATCCATTCATGAGACTTTGCAAACTTTTTCATGACAGATAACCTCCTTTTATTAACCTTTTGATTTTACTGAACCTCTATAAAATGGTGTTTTGGTTACAACCGCTTTTACCATCTTGCTCCTTATCTTAATCTCAACTTCTGTTCCTCTTTTCCAGTATCCTTTCTTGAGATAGGCCAGGGCCACTGGCTTTTTCAATGTCGGCGAAAGCATTCCACTGCTTACCCAACCAATTTTTTCTCCATCAGCGTACACCTCGTAACCGTGCCTCGGGATACCTTTTTCAACGAGCTCTATTCCGCGAAGCTTGTATTCCAAGCCGTTTTCCAACTGCTTCAGAAGTTTGTCCTTTCCGATGAAATCTTTGTCCAACTTCACTGTCCATTTAAGGCCTGCCTCTAGAGGAGTTATCTCGTCGTTGAGCTCATTACCGTACAACATATAACAGGCTTCAAATCTCAATGTATCTCTTGCTCCAAGCCCGATGGGTTTAACGCCATAGGGGGCACCTATCTCAAGGATCTTTCGCCAGAGGGGAACAGCCCCTTCAGGAGATGTGTAGAGCTCAAACCCATCCTCTCCGGTATAGCCTGTTCTGGAGATGATACAATCGATTCCAACAACCTTTCCTTCTGTGAAATGATAGAAAGGAATTTCGCTGAGTTTTACCTGTGCTATTTCCTGCAAAAATTCTTCCGCCCGGGGGCCTTGGAAGGCCAGCTGAGCTGTTTCAGAAGAGATGTTTTTGACTTCGACATTGAATCTGGCAGAGTGTTTTTTTACCCACTCAAAATCTTTGTCTGTATTTGCCGCATTAACCACGAAAAGGATCTTGTCCTCAGAGAACCTGTACACAAGGAGGTCGTCTACAACGCCGCCGTTTTCGTTACACATGGGTGTGTAACAAATCTCGCCATTTTTTAAACCGGAAACGGAATTCGTTACAAGATAATCTGCAAAAATAAGTGCGTTTGGTCCGGTGATCTCAATCTCCCCCATGTGAGAAACATCGAACAGCCCGGCTATGTTCCTCACCGTGTTATGCTCATCAAGTATAGAGGTATATTGCACAGGCATTTCCCAGCCCGCAAAATCCACCATTTGCGCGTCCAGTCGCAGATGTTCTTGATAAAGAGGAGTTCTTTTAAGTTTTTCCATCGGTTATTGCTCCTTTCCTCTATATTCTTTGAGAATATTCTTTGCTTTTTCCAACATTTCATCGGGTACAAGTACATCCGTGATTGAACCTTCCCCAAAGTAGATTGTATCAGTGTATGCAATGTCCGAAGGTTGCAATCTCACCTCAATTCCTTCATTTTCAAGAATGCCTTTGATCAGCTTTGCTTCATAGAGCTGAATAGCTTCTTTAAGCTTTTTCATGGCTTTCACCTCACTTCCGATTAATTATAGCACCGACCGATAAACTTAGTTAATCAACATAAAGCCTTAGCTTAAATGAGATAAGGCGATTAATGTGCTATAATCACGCCAGATTTTAGTATGCGAATACTATCGCAAGGAGGTATCAATAATGATAAAGAAAATTGCTGTAATGACAAGTGGTGGGGATGCCCCGGGAATGAACGCTGCGATAAGGGCGGCTGTGAGAACTGCCGTCACTGAAAACATAGAGATTGTGGGAATTAAAAGAGGGTACTCCGGGCTTTTAGACGAGGATTTCATAGAGATGAGCTACGCATCTGTTGGCGGGATTATGGAAAAGGGAGGTACAATTCTCAGGAGTTCCAGGTGCGAAGAGTTTCAAACCACTGAAGGCAGGAAGAGAGCGGCAGAAATATTGAAAAAATACGGTATAGAAGCATTGGTAGTAATAGGAGGAGAAGGGAGTCTCACCGGGGCCATGCTTCTTTCGGAAGAAAATGACATTCCCGTAATCGGCATCCCAGGGACGATAGACAACGATATAGCGCACACGGATATGTGTATCGGAGTAGATACCTGTTTGAATACCGTTATTGGCAACATTCAAAAACTCAAAGATACCGCTTCATCTCATGAAAGGGCCTTTATAGTAGAGGTTATGGGCAGGCATTCGGGTTATATCGCTCTTGCTTCCGGATTAGCAACGGGCGCGGAAGCAATACTGATCCCGGAAATCCCGGTAGATTATGATGCCATAGCGGAAAAACTCTGGAACGAAAGGAAACGCGGGAAAATAAATTGCATTGTCGTGGTTGCTGAAGGTGTGGCAAGTGCCTATACGGTCGCAAGGCATATGGAACATCGAATAGGCTATGAGACGAGAATAACCATTCTTGGACACGTCCAGCGTGGTGGCTCTCCGACTGCTTTTGACCGCATCCTTGCTTCAAGAATGGGTTACGAAGCGATAAAGGCGCTTCAGGAAGAAGACTTCGGCACAATGATTGCCCTCCAATCAGGAAAGATGGTAAGAATACCTTTGAAAAAGGTTCTTTCCGAGAAGAAAAAAATCGATGAAAAACTAATAGAAATGTCAAAAATCCTTTCGTAGGATCGTAGGAGGAGACACCATGAGGAAGACGAAAATAGTTTGTACTGTTGGGCCGGCAACAGAAAATCCCGATATGTTAAAAAAACTCATAGAAGCTGGCATGAATGTGGTGAGATTAAACACTTCGCATGATGATTTAGAACATCATCGTCGGAGAATTAGAACAGTTAAGAAAATTCGTGAAGAACTTGCTGTGCCTATCACTATATTACTTGACCTTGCCGGCCCAAAGATAAGGACGGGAGACTTTTCTTCAGATACGGTTGTTCTTAAGAAAGGAGACCTATTCACTCTCACGACAGAGGATATTGTTGGTGATGATAAGCGAGTGAGTGTAAGTTACAAAAAACTACCATCTGAAGTTAATTCTGGAGACTTCATCCTCGTAAACGACGGAAAAATAAAGTTGAAGGTTGTAGAAACGAACGAGACAGAGATAAAAACCACCGTCGTTAACGGTGGGGAAATAACGCACCGTAGAGGAATAAACGTTCCTGGAATCGATCTTGGAATAGAAGCTCTTACTTTAAAGGATAAGGAATTTATAAAGTTGGGCATCGAAGAAGGCGTAGACTACTTTGCACTGTCTTTTGTCAGGAAACCCGAGGATGTTATCGAAGCTAAGAAGATCATTTCAAGCTTTGGTGGCAGCATTCCGATAATTTCGAAAATAGAAACAGTGCAGGCTCTAAAAAGAATAGAGTCTATCGCTGAGGTCTCAGATGGTCTTATGGTAGCTCGGGGTGATCTTGGTGTCGAAATTCCTGTGGAAGAAGTTCCAATAGCTCAAAAAAAGATAATACGCGCAGGAAATAAAAATAGAATCCCGGTAATAACAGCTACTCAAATGCTTGAATCAATGATAGAAAACCCTGTTCCTACAAGAGCAGAGACCACGGACATCTCCAATGCAATAATCGATGGAACCGATGCGGTGATGCTCTCAGCCGAAACCTCTGTTGGCAAATATCCTATCGAAGCAGTGAGTGTAATGCATAAAACCGCATTGTCCACAGAAAAGTATATTCGTGCCCACCCCTATCTTCTCCAATGGACTCGCGAAGATGTTGTCACCGACGACCATACGGACGCTATATGCCGCGCGGCGTGGGATATAAGCGAAACATTAAAAATAAAGCTTATCGTTTCGTCTACCTATACAGGGCACACGGCAATAAACGTTTCCGGTTTCAGACCACGTTCGCACATTCTGGCAGTTACCCCAAACAAGAATACGTACCACCGCCTTGGAATGGTCTGGGGTGTAACACCCATGCTATTAGAGCTCGGTTCAACGATAGACGAAATGGTGAAGATTGCCAGTGAAAAGGCCAGAAAGCTCGACCTTCTTGATCCGGGAGATAATTTCATAATCACTGCTGGTGTTCCACTTGGCAAGGCTAACACTACCAATATGTTGAAACTCGAAAGAGCTTAAATTGACAATTAACCCATAGAAATGAAACTAAGAGGATTGCTTGCATTTTTAATAGAAATACGTAGTTTTACTAGTATAATCGGCTTTATTTCCGCATATTACAGAATATTCGCGTGTTATTCGTTATTTTTGTTCTTGAAGAATAACTATGTCTGGTTTATCATTAAATTAGCAGACTCATATAAAGAGTGCTAATTTATAAAAATCAGAATTTATAAAAGTCGAAAGGAGGTAACAGTATGAAGGTTATTCCACTCGGAGAGAGACTTCTCATCAAGCCAATAAAGGAAGAGAAAAGAACAGAGGGCGGTATTGTTCTTCCCGATACTGCCAAAGAGAAACCGATGAAGGCAGAGGTTATTGAAATTGGTAAGGACGTCGAGGATATCGATATCAAAGTTGGCGATAAGGTTATATTTTCCAAATACGCCGGTACTGAGATCAAGATCGATGACGAAGACTATATATTGATTGATCAGGATGATATTCTTGCCAAAGTCGAAGAATGAAAGGGGGTAGTGTGAATGCCAAAGATTCTTAAATTCAGTGAAGAAGCGAGAAGGTCTCTCGAAAGAGGTGTTGACGCTGTTGCAGAAGCTGTTAAGATAACCCTTGGTCCTAAAGGGAGAAACGTTGTTCTTGAAAAGAGCTGGGGCTCTCCAACCATCACGAACGACGGTGTTTCCATTGCCAAAGAGATCGAACTCGAAGATAAGTTTGAAAACCTTGGAGCTCAGCTCGTTAAAGAAGTTGCCTCCAAAACAAATGATATAGCCGGTGACGGTACAACCACCGCAACAGTTCTTGCACAGGCCATGATTAAAGAAGGTCTGAAAAACGTTGCTGCCGGTGCTAACCCGATACTTGTCAAAAAAGGAATCGAAAAGGCTGTTACCAAGGCCGTTGAAGAGATCCGCTCTATGTCCAAGAAACTTTCCAGCAGAGAGGATATAGCCCATGTTGCTGCTATTTCTGCCAACGATCCCGAGATCGGTGAACTCATAGCTGAAGCGATGGACAAGGTTGGAGAAGACGGAGTTATTACCGTTGAAGACTCCAAAACCCTCGAAACCTACGTGGAATTTGTTGAAGGTATGCAGTTCGACAGGGGTTACATCTCTCCATACTTCGTCACCGACCCCGAAAAGATGGAAGCTGTTATAAAAGAACCCTATATCCTCATCACCGACAAGAAACTTTCTGCGGTCAAACCCCTTGTTCCTATACTTGAAAAAGTCGCACAGACCGGTAAACCTCTCGTAATTATCGCAGAGGATGTCGAAGGTGAGGCTCTGTCTACCCTGGTTCTCAACAAACTGAGGGGTACTCTTGAGTCTATCGCAGTTAAGGCACCTGGATTTGGCGACAGAAGAAAAGCCATGCTTCAGGATATCGCCATCCTGACCGGTGGAACTGTTATCAGTGAAGAGGTCGGCCTTACACTTGAAAATGCCACACTTGATGATCTTGGTACCGCTGGAATGGTGAAGGTCAAGAAAGACGATACCATCATTGTTGATGGAAAAGGTGAACCCGAAAAGATCAAACAGAGAATAGGTCAGATTAAAGCTCAGATCGAACAGACAACATCTGAATACGAAAAGGAAACCCTTCAGGAGAGACTCGCGAAACTCGCCGGTGGTGTTGCCGTTATCAAGGT is a genomic window containing:
- the groL gene encoding chaperonin GroEL (60 kDa chaperone family; promotes refolding of misfolded polypeptides especially under stressful conditions; forms two stacked rings of heptamers to form a barrel-shaped 14mer; ends can be capped by GroES; misfolded proteins enter the barrel where they are refolded when GroES binds) translates to MPKILKFSEEARRSLERGVDAVAEAVKITLGPKGRNVVLEKSWGSPTITNDGVSIAKEIELEDKFENLGAQLVKEVASKTNDIAGDGTTTATVLAQAMIKEGLKNVAAGANPILVKKGIEKAVTKAVEEIRSMSKKLSSREDIAHVAAISANDPEIGELIAEAMDKVGEDGVITVEDSKTLETYVEFVEGMQFDRGYISPYFVTDPEKMEAVIKEPYILITDKKLSAVKPLVPILEKVAQTGKPLVIIAEDVEGEALSTLVLNKLRGTLESIAVKAPGFGDRRKAMLQDIAILTGGTVISEEVGLTLENATLDDLGTAGMVKVKKDDTIIVDGKGEPEKIKQRIGQIKAQIEQTTSEYEKETLQERLAKLAGGVAVIKVGAATETELKEKKHRIEDALSATRAAVEEGIVAGGGVALARAKKTVEKLIDEVEDPDMKIGVKIVYKSLDVPMRQIAANAGLDGAVIVDKVLSVDDPSHGYDALRDKFTDMFEAGIVDPVKVTRSALQNAASIAGILLTTEAAVVEKPEEKKETTPPMPEY
- the gcvH gene encoding glycine cleavage system protein GcvH; protein product: MKKFAKSHEWISIEGEIGTVGITNYAQEHLGDIVYVELPEIGKTVSKEEVVCTVESVKAASDIYAPVSGEIVEINEELDTTPELINQDAEGEGWLFKIKLSNSDELNELMDEEEYKAFCKEEE
- the pfkA gene encoding 6-phosphofructokinase, with protein sequence MKKIAVMTSGGDAPGMNAAIRAAVRTAVTENIEIVGIKRGYSGLLDEDFIEMSYASVGGIMEKGGTILRSSRCEEFQTTEGRKRAAEILKKYGIEALVVIGGEGSLTGAMLLSEENDIPVIGIPGTIDNDIAHTDMCIGVDTCLNTVIGNIQKLKDTASSHERAFIVEVMGRHSGYIALASGLATGAEAILIPEIPVDYDAIAEKLWNERKRGKINCIVVVAEGVASAYTVARHMEHRIGYETRITILGHVQRGGSPTAFDRILASRMGYEAIKALQEEDFGTMIALQSGKMVRIPLKKVLSEKKKIDEKLIEMSKILS
- the gcvT gene encoding glycine cleavage system aminomethyltransferase GcvT gives rise to the protein MEKLKRTPLYQEHLRLDAQMVDFAGWEMPVQYTSILDEHNTVRNIAGLFDVSHMGEIEITGPNALIFADYLVTNSVSGLKNGEICYTPMCNENGGVVDDLLVYRFSEDKILFVVNAANTDKDFEWVKKHSARFNVEVKNISSETAQLAFQGPRAEEFLQEIAQVKLSEIPFYHFTEGKVVGIDCIISRTGYTGEDGFELYTSPEGAVPLWRKILEIGAPYGVKPIGLGARDTLRFEACYMLYGNELNDEITPLEAGLKWTVKLDKDFIGKDKLLKQLENGLEYKLRGIELVEKGIPRHGYEVYADGEKIGWVSSGMLSPTLKKPVALAYLKKGYWKRGTEVEIKIRSKMVKAVVTKTPFYRGSVKSKG
- the groES gene encoding co-chaperone GroES; the protein is MKVIPLGERLLIKPIKEEKRTEGGIVLPDTAKEKPMKAEVIEIGKDVEDIDIKVGDKVIFSKYAGTEIKIDDEDYILIDQDDILAKVEE
- the gcvPA gene encoding aminomethyl-transferring glycine dehydrogenase subunit GcvPA — translated: MKERHSYIPHTPEEIKSMLETIGVPSIEELFSDVPKVFDFELALPKGSDEFSVYREMKSLAERNTNLEQLAVFRGGGIYHHYIPFVVQALASRSEFLTAYTPYQAEVSQGTLQALYEFQTMIVELTGMEVANSSMYDGATAVAEAALMAVRTNRKDKIIVAKNVHPEYREVIRTYCSGQNIKVEEVNFDKNSGNIDLETLKSKLTDDVSGVIVGYPNFFGVIEDLKIIRELLPEKVMFIVVANPIALSLLEAPGKLGADIVVGEGQPLGNPPNFGGPGFGFFATLEKYIRKMPGRIIGETKDTEGRTGYVMVLQTREQHIRRSKATSNICSNHAHNAVTAAIYMSVMGKEGLREVAEQSFAKAHSLKERLLKLEGVTEVFSGPFFHEFVISFNKDVEFINSELMKHKILGPLNLEKWYPEMKSCALFCTTEAVRNADIEFLLGRLEEIL
- the pyk gene encoding pyruvate kinase; its protein translation is MRKTKIVCTVGPATENPDMLKKLIEAGMNVVRLNTSHDDLEHHRRRIRTVKKIREELAVPITILLDLAGPKIRTGDFSSDTVVLKKGDLFTLTTEDIVGDDKRVSVSYKKLPSEVNSGDFILVNDGKIKLKVVETNETEIKTTVVNGGEITHRRGINVPGIDLGIEALTLKDKEFIKLGIEEGVDYFALSFVRKPEDVIEAKKIISSFGGSIPIISKIETVQALKRIESIAEVSDGLMVARGDLGVEIPVEEVPIAQKKIIRAGNKNRIPVITATQMLESMIENPVPTRAETTDISNAIIDGTDAVMLSAETSVGKYPIEAVSVMHKTALSTEKYIRAHPYLLQWTREDVVTDDHTDAICRAAWDISETLKIKLIVSSTYTGHTAINVSGFRPRSHILAVTPNKNTYHRLGMVWGVTPMLLELGSTIDEMVKIASEKARKLDLLDPGDNFIITAGVPLGKANTTNMLKLERA
- a CDS encoding putative signal transducing protein; its protein translation is MKKLKEAIQLYEAKLIKGILENEGIEVRLQPSDIAYTDTIYFGEGSITDVLVPDEMLEKAKNILKEYRGKEQ